In Corynebacterium aquatimens, one genomic interval encodes:
- a CDS encoding Rib/alpha-like domain-containing protein, protein MAKRFSYRTAIAGITAVALLAPAGIAPSSAEENTGSSITATGEAGTGGSSAGTTAGTSDQNGAGAQAQSSKPELKKGDALKNNQVIGGAIGAILGLGLLVAAQSPAVAQLNVDLQKKIGIYNPQIAAAAGNVLSPLGSIVGLTGAITSALVALNGALEGSPIFKDYALEKTFGPTAKIAAPKVKVGDEPLAMDFVDNVVGTANAVWAKEPDTSKAGRTTGEIKVTYTDAKGAPQVKNIKVNINVEAAK, encoded by the coding sequence ATGGCTAAGCGTTTCTCTTACCGCACCGCAATCGCAGGTATCACCGCTGTTGCACTTCTCGCGCCGGCTGGTATTGCACCGTCGTCCGCTGAGGAGAACACCGGTTCTTCTATTACTGCTACAGGCGAGGCTGGTACGGGCGGTTCCAGTGCAGGTACTACCGCTGGTACGAGTGACCAGAATGGTGCAGGTGCACAGGCTCAGTCCTCCAAGCCGGAGCTGAAGAAGGGCGATGCATTGAAGAACAACCAGGTTATCGGTGGCGCTATCGGTGCCATCCTGGGTCTTGGTCTGCTGGTTGCAGCCCAGTCGCCGGCCGTTGCGCAGCTGAACGTCGACTTGCAGAAGAAGATCGGCATCTACAACCCGCAGATCGCCGCCGCAGCAGGCAACGTCCTTTCCCCGCTGGGATCCATCGTGGGTCTGACCGGTGCGATCACCTCCGCGCTGGTGGCTCTCAACGGTGCGCTTGAGGGATCCCCGATCTTCAAGGACTACGCACTGGAGAAGACCTTCGGTCCGACCGCGAAGATTGCGGCTCCGAAGGTGAAGGTCGGCGACGAGCCTCTAGCGATGGACTTCGTGGACAACGTTGTCGGTACTGCTAACGCTGTGTGGGCTAAGGAGCCGGACACCAGCAAGGCTGGCCGCACGACGGGTGAAATCAAGGTGACCTACACGGACGCCAAGGGCGCACCACAGGTCAAGAACATCAAGGTCAACATCAACGTTGAGGCTGCTAAGTAG
- a CDS encoding Rib/alpha-like domain-containing protein, whose protein sequence is MKRSKSLLSSAAAIAIAAGTLTVPTGAPLATAQETNSATAAQPIADKYDPKAKTDKLVFYRGVEEPQRGDLPDPKDSVVYPDALPDGTTFEWKYPANKVGEDLVGTIVITYPDFSTDEVTRPVAVRMKTQATENDPQPIVEPRLKYTLGDPFPDPTTRIKDFGDLPEGTTAQWTSEVGKVGENLTGIITVTYPDGSTDQVRLPVDVSAAWAPRAKANPTVVATNAEVADADAKNQIINNADAPAGTTFTWATKPVTTAPGDTTGIVTVKAPNVEAVDVTVAYTVAADTTAWRPQVTEDIQQVTQGTTLNDDAAKALITNLTAQNAPAKTKVAWKSTPDTTTPGITTGTITITTGEGAAQKTYERTVRYIVAPTFTPQAKQGLKIEIGTKPNADASLAIANVAQAPFGTTYEWNKQPDTSKLGVTQAEVKVTVPGEDPTNLTVTFVAVDYDVTTTFNPVRTDLPVEVARGTDTTGWGSKEAASMLQNTVEAPAGTTFAWAVKPATDELGVHQGTVKVTIPGHTASEAQVIEVPVAISVVDKPSAPATGNVVKVLVKNANGTPKFTAGQPVTLTLTVDGVDEQRTYYAGARGEVTVIAPEGKDVKVAYGPAGEAVAITVTKAGIPVNPNPVALLTLIAGIALAIGSQMPIPGVNDAISAVQKQMGIFNPQIAGMVESAIPFVGAIAGLISAALSLNEIFGTNKLITKTKEGESIEVTVTKRK, encoded by the coding sequence ATGAAACGCTCGAAGTCCCTGCTCTCCAGTGCCGCGGCCATTGCTATCGCTGCTGGTACGCTCACCGTGCCCACGGGCGCACCGCTCGCGACGGCGCAAGAAACCAACAGCGCTACCGCAGCCCAGCCTATTGCGGATAAGTACGACCCGAAGGCCAAGACGGACAAGCTGGTGTTCTACCGCGGGGTGGAAGAACCGCAGCGCGGGGACCTGCCGGACCCGAAGGACAGCGTGGTCTACCCGGACGCGCTGCCGGATGGAACGACGTTTGAGTGGAAGTACCCGGCGAACAAGGTGGGGGAGGACCTCGTTGGCACGATCGTGATCACGTACCCGGATTTCTCCACGGATGAGGTCACGCGCCCGGTCGCTGTTCGTATGAAGACGCAGGCGACGGAGAATGATCCGCAGCCGATCGTTGAGCCGCGTTTGAAGTACACGTTGGGCGACCCGTTCCCGGACCCCACCACGCGAATCAAGGACTTTGGCGATCTCCCCGAGGGCACCACCGCGCAGTGGACGTCGGAGGTGGGCAAGGTGGGGGAGAACCTCACCGGCATCATCACGGTGACGTACCCGGACGGTTCCACGGATCAGGTGCGCCTCCCGGTCGATGTGTCCGCAGCGTGGGCGCCGCGTGCGAAGGCCAACCCTACGGTCGTCGCAACTAACGCTGAAGTTGCGGACGCGGACGCGAAGAACCAGATCATCAACAACGCCGACGCGCCGGCAGGCACCACCTTCACCTGGGCAACCAAACCGGTAACCACCGCACCAGGCGACACCACCGGCATTGTCACGGTGAAAGCCCCCAACGTCGAGGCAGTGGATGTCACGGTCGCCTACACCGTCGCCGCCGACACCACCGCGTGGCGCCCGCAGGTCACGGAGGACATTCAGCAGGTCACGCAGGGCACGACGCTTAACGACGACGCTGCCAAGGCCCTCATCACCAACCTCACCGCGCAGAACGCCCCGGCAAAGACCAAGGTCGCGTGGAAGTCCACCCCGGACACCACCACACCCGGCATCACCACGGGCACGATCACCATCACCACCGGTGAAGGCGCAGCGCAGAAAACCTACGAGCGCACTGTCCGTTACATCGTCGCCCCCACGTTCACCCCACAGGCGAAGCAGGGCCTGAAGATCGAGATCGGCACGAAGCCGAACGCGGATGCTTCCCTTGCCATTGCCAACGTCGCGCAAGCTCCCTTCGGCACTACCTACGAGTGGAACAAGCAGCCAGACACCAGCAAGCTCGGCGTGACGCAGGCTGAGGTCAAGGTGACCGTCCCCGGTGAGGACCCGACAAACCTCACGGTCACCTTCGTGGCGGTGGACTATGACGTCACCACCACCTTCAACCCGGTGCGCACGGACCTCCCCGTGGAGGTTGCCCGTGGTACTGACACCACCGGCTGGGGCTCCAAGGAAGCCGCCTCCATGCTTCAGAACACGGTGGAGGCCCCGGCCGGAACCACCTTCGCGTGGGCCGTCAAGCCCGCCACCGATGAACTCGGTGTCCACCAAGGCACAGTAAAGGTCACTATTCCCGGCCACACTGCCAGCGAGGCACAGGTGATTGAGGTCCCGGTGGCCATTTCGGTCGTCGATAAGCCTTCTGCTCCTGCCACTGGCAACGTCGTCAAGGTCCTGGTCAAGAATGCCAACGGCACACCCAAGTTCACCGCGGGTCAGCCCGTGACCCTCACCCTCACGGTTGACGGCGTGGATGAGCAGCGCACTTACTACGCCGGCGCACGCGGCGAGGTCACCGTCATCGCGCCTGAGGGCAAGGACGTCAAGGTTGCCTACGGCCCAGCTGGTGAGGCCGTGGCCATCACCGTGACCAAGGCGGGCATCCCGGTCAACCCCAACCCGGTTGCTCTGCTGACCCTCATCGCCGGCATCGCGTTGGCCATCGGCAGCCAGATGCCCATCCCGGGCGTCAACGATGCGATCTCGGCCGTGCAGAAGCAGATGGGCATCTTCAACCCGCAGATCGCGGGCATGGTGGAATCTGCCATCCCATTCGTCGGCGCCATCGCGGGCCTGATCAGCGCCGCGCTGTCCCTCAATGAGATCTTTGGCACTAATAAGCTCATCACCAAAACCAAAGAGGGCGAGTCGATCGAAGTCACCGTGACCAAGCGCAAGTAG
- a CDS encoding Rib/alpha-like domain-containing protein, protein MSANSKATRRNIGLAALAATSLTAGLVVAPHSDAQEVKTTQMKVVMGCNLQIKQADVPRVFRGLLGGAEGVYNGGSDKYNMIRFAPSVTAPVEVEEGKQFDYVVELGKVGAPAQIALASVQSADQMNVWLDLPQNATLNEVVLTGGDPNVTYKVEGNRIRLFQEGGADVSKWTEAGEAQWVHGGLKTKREQVNGIDQFVVDFPKVTLKMTPKDGTAGQEVAPYLDRTDPKAFSPKAFAQLYANANAVGQNANAFVRCGLSETDTTGGDNKTEKSDLFPSVKVKEAKQTEAATTTPTAKDAVTITKGDALPDAKAQLSGVPANATAKWTTTHTEIGDDQKGGIKVTYADGSTDDVNITVNVKRALTQAEQFDPKAIQDPKPVYYQGEPLPAAKDSVVEPDALPAGTTFEWKYPANKIGENLTGTVVITYPDGSKDEVTRPVAVRPKKTQADENDPKPITEPRLKYTLGDPDPDPRERIQDFDKLPAGTTAAWTSARGKVGPNLTGIITVTYPDGSKDEVRLPVDVSAAYAPQPKANPTDVAVGADIADEDAKAQIANADKAPEGTTFTWKTKPATTTAGVVTGVVTVKVPNKEAVDVEVQYEVIAADDNTWRPQVTTEVQTIEKDTDTATLTDSDAKNLVTNFDDAPADAKVAWKTKPDTSKAGATTGVITITTGEGADAKSVDRTVRFNVTETYKPEAKKDLKVEIGTEISDDAAVAAIANVPSAPFGTEYKWSKKPDTSKVGKTTGTVEVSIPGEAPQQVRVEVVTVPYEVTSSFEPKKNDTPADVAYGTDTSKWGEDEAASMIQNGIEAPEGTTYEWVTKPKTDAEGKQTGTIKVTVPGHVDPETNVAADKVFNVDVEINVVDAPVEVEPFVAKPAEGLKAKQGHLVKDIHARESIANKNDAPEGTTFAWKDKPSTQNIGPNTGVVIVKVPGQDKQEVTINYVIEPRDPETASEKPKEIKKSTLRIKVKGANGEPKANAEVNIKVNGVPFTRVTDANGEATIEIEETANVNVEYDGSNYYVDPANGAQIKVTEDGKPTPGTIAGAVISALLLVGAVVPIPGLKDAITNVQKQLGIFNPQIADIAAKAQPAVFGIAGIVGLGLTLNEIFGKNKLGKTENNKETITVTIDKTTQN, encoded by the coding sequence ATGTCCGCAAACTCGAAGGCAACCCGCCGCAACATCGGACTGGCAGCTCTGGCTGCTACGTCCCTGACCGCTGGTTTGGTTGTTGCTCCGCACTCTGACGCCCAGGAAGTCAAGACCACCCAGATGAAGGTGGTCATGGGCTGCAACCTGCAGATCAAGCAGGCTGACGTTCCGCGTGTTTTCCGTGGTCTGCTCGGTGGCGCTGAGGGCGTCTACAACGGCGGTAGCGATAAATACAACATGATCCGCTTCGCGCCGTCTGTCACCGCGCCGGTTGAGGTCGAAGAGGGCAAGCAGTTTGATTACGTCGTCGAACTCGGCAAGGTCGGTGCACCGGCACAGATCGCGCTTGCATCCGTTCAGTCCGCTGACCAGATGAACGTCTGGCTGGACCTGCCGCAGAACGCAACACTTAACGAGGTCGTTCTGACCGGTGGCGACCCGAACGTTACGTACAAGGTCGAGGGCAACCGCATCCGCCTCTTCCAGGAGGGCGGTGCTGACGTCTCCAAGTGGACCGAGGCCGGCGAGGCTCAGTGGGTTCACGGCGGTCTGAAGACCAAGCGCGAGCAGGTCAACGGCATCGACCAGTTCGTCGTGGATTTCCCGAAGGTCACCCTCAAGATGACCCCGAAGGATGGCACTGCTGGTCAGGAGGTCGCACCGTACCTGGACCGCACTGACCCGAAGGCATTTAGCCCCAAGGCTTTCGCGCAGCTTTACGCTAACGCCAACGCTGTGGGTCAGAACGCCAACGCTTTCGTGCGCTGTGGCCTGTCCGAGACCGACACCACCGGTGGCGACAACAAGACTGAGAAGTCGGACCTGTTCCCAAGCGTGAAGGTCAAGGAAGCTAAGCAGACCGAGGCCGCGACCACCACCCCAACCGCTAAGGATGCGGTGACCATCACCAAGGGCGACGCACTTCCTGACGCTAAGGCACAGCTCAGCGGTGTTCCTGCGAACGCAACCGCAAAGTGGACCACCACTCACACTGAGATCGGCGATGACCAGAAGGGTGGAATCAAGGTCACCTACGCTGACGGTTCCACCGACGATGTGAACATCACGGTCAACGTCAAGCGCGCCCTGACCCAGGCTGAGCAGTTCGATCCGAAGGCGATCCAGGATCCGAAGCCCGTTTACTACCAGGGCGAGCCACTCCCGGCTGCCAAGGACAGCGTTGTGGAACCCGACGCGCTCCCGGCTGGCACCACGTTCGAGTGGAAGTACCCAGCAAACAAGATCGGTGAGAACCTCACCGGTACCGTCGTGATCACCTACCCGGACGGCTCCAAGGACGAGGTCACCCGCCCGGTTGCTGTTCGCCCGAAGAAGACCCAGGCTGATGAGAACGATCCGAAGCCGATCACTGAGCCGCGCCTGAAGTACACCCTCGGTGACCCGGATCCGGATCCGCGCGAGCGCATCCAGGACTTTGACAAGCTGCCTGCTGGCACCACCGCCGCATGGACCTCCGCTCGTGGCAAGGTCGGTCCGAATCTGACCGGTATCATCACCGTGACCTACCCGGACGGTTCTAAGGACGAGGTCCGCCTCCCGGTCGATGTTTCCGCTGCTTACGCACCTCAGCCCAAGGCAAACCCGACCGACGTTGCGGTTGGCGCTGATATTGCCGACGAGGACGCTAAGGCTCAGATCGCTAACGCCGATAAGGCTCCGGAAGGAACGACCTTCACCTGGAAGACCAAGCCGGCTACCACCACCGCTGGTGTTGTCACCGGTGTTGTCACCGTCAAGGTTCCGAACAAGGAAGCCGTTGATGTCGAGGTTCAGTACGAAGTCATTGCTGCCGACGACAACACCTGGCGCCCGCAGGTAACCACCGAGGTCCAGACCATCGAAAAGGACACCGACACCGCGACGCTGACCGACTCTGACGCCAAGAACCTCGTCACCAACTTTGATGACGCGCCTGCTGACGCAAAGGTTGCGTGGAAGACCAAGCCGGACACCTCCAAGGCTGGCGCTACCACCGGTGTCATCACCATCACCACCGGTGAAGGGGCAGACGCTAAGTCCGTCGACCGTACGGTTCGCTTCAACGTGACTGAGACCTACAAGCCTGAGGCGAAGAAGGACCTCAAGGTTGAGATCGGTACCGAGATCAGCGACGACGCTGCCGTGGCAGCTATCGCAAATGTTCCGTCCGCACCGTTCGGCACCGAGTACAAGTGGTCCAAGAAGCCGGATACCTCCAAGGTCGGTAAGACCACCGGTACCGTTGAGGTCTCCATCCCGGGTGAGGCTCCGCAGCAGGTGCGCGTTGAGGTCGTGACTGTTCCTTACGAGGTCACCTCCTCCTTCGAACCGAAGAAGAACGACACCCCGGCTGACGTTGCCTACGGCACCGACACCTCTAAGTGGGGTGAGGACGAGGCCGCTTCGATGATCCAGAACGGCATCGAGGCTCCGGAAGGCACCACCTACGAGTGGGTCACCAAGCCGAAGACTGACGCAGAGGGCAAGCAGACCGGCACGATCAAGGTGACCGTCCCCGGCCACGTTGATCCAGAGACCAACGTGGCAGCCGATAAGGTCTTCAACGTCGACGTTGAGATCAACGTCGTTGATGCTCCGGTCGAGGTCGAGCCGTTCGTCGCTAAGCCTGCTGAGGGCCTGAAGGCAAAGCAGGGCCACTTGGTCAAGGACATCCACGCACGCGAGTCCATCGCTAACAAGAACGACGCTCCGGAGGGCACCACCTTCGCCTGGAAGGACAAGCCGAGCACCCAGAACATCGGTCCGAACACCGGTGTTGTGATCGTCAAGGTTCCTGGCCAGGACAAGCAGGAAGTGACCATCAACTACGTCATCGAGCCGCGCGATCCTGAGACGGCGTCTGAGAAGCCGAAGGAGATCAAGAAGAGCACCCTCCGGATCAAGGTCAAGGGCGCGAACGGTGAGCCGAAGGCTAACGCTGAGGTCAACATCAAGGTCAACGGTGTTCCGTTCACCCGCGTCACTGACGCTAACGGTGAGGCAACGATCGAGATCGAGGAGACCGCGAACGTCAACGTCGAGTACGACGGCTCCAACTACTACGTCGACCCGGCCAACGGTGCTCAGATTAAGGTCACGGAGGACGGCAAGCCGACGCCGGGCACCATCGCCGGTGCTGTCATCAGTGCGCTGCTCCTCGTGGGCGCTGTTGTCCCGATTCCGGGTCTGAAGGACGCGATCACCAACGTTCAGAAGCAGCTGGGCATCTTCAACCCGCAGATCGCTGACATCGCTGCTAAGGCGCAGCCGGCGGTATTCGGAATTGCAGGTATCGTCGGTCTGGGCCTGACGCTCAACGAGATCTTCGGCAAGAACAAGCTGGGCAAGACTGAGAACAACAAGGAGACGATCACCGTCACCATCGACAAGACGACTCAGAACTAA